Proteins co-encoded in one Ammospiza caudacuta isolate bAmmCau1 chromosome 38, bAmmCau1.pri, whole genome shotgun sequence genomic window:
- the LOC131570730 gene encoding lipolysis-stimulated lipoprotein receptor-like — protein sequence MAAALRALLALLGVSVQVCSLQVSVPEPRTVALLFQPVLLRCHFQVSSPGGPAPIVTWKYKSFCPDTWAGAAPGSTWGDSPGEAAGACPDSARTVRIVATKQGEQVTLGDFYLGRAVTIRGGAELSLGPAAWGDSGLYLCTVTSTSDLQGNNEAVAELVVLGSLPEGSRLLPEGTLPDWLFVVLVALGAGLVALGAGLCCLPGRQSGDVGRSLRPLPPPSSSQSSQVPLLRDSDSTGEMGD from the exons atggcggcggcgcTGAGggcgctgctggcgctgctcg GTGTGTCTGTCCAGGTGtgctccctgcaggtgtccGTACCTGAGCCCCGCACCGTCGCGCTGCTCTTCCAGCCCGTTCTGCTGCGCTGCCACTTCCAGGTGAGCTCACCTGGCGGCCCCGCCCCCATCGTCACCTGGAAGTACAAATCCTTCTGCCCGGACACCTGGGCGGGGGCCGCGCCCGGCTCCACCTGGGGGGACTCACCTGGCGAGGCCGCGGGGGCGTGTCCCGACTCCGCCCGCACCGTGCGCATCGTGGCCACCAAGCAGGGCGAGCAGGTGACCCTGGGAGACTTCTACCTGGGCAGGGCCGTCACCATCCGCGGAG gTGCCGAGCTGAGCCTGGGCCCCGCGGCCTGGGGGGACAGCGGGCTGTACCTGTGCACGGTGACCTCGACCAGCGACCTGCAGGGCAACAACGAGGCCGTGGCCgagctggtggtgctgg ggtCTCTTCCCGAGGGCTCCCGGCTGCTGCCCGAGGGGACCCTGCCAG ACTGGCTGTTTGTGGTGCTGGTGGCGCTGGGGGCGGGGCTGGTGGCGCTGGGGgcggggctgtgctg tTTACCTGGCCGGCAAAGCGGCGACGTCGGGCGGAGCCttcggcccctcccccccccca gcagctcccagagctctcAGGTGCCGCTGCTGAGGGACAGCGACAGCACAGGTGAGATGGGTGATTGA
- the LOC131570748 gene encoding LOW QUALITY PROTEIN: Schwann cell myelin protein-like (The sequence of the model RefSeq protein was modified relative to this genomic sequence to represent the inferred CDS: deleted 2 bases in 2 codons; substituted 1 base at 1 genomic stop codon), which translates to MSRPPLLLLLLLPPGIVAASWAAWMPPAVAGLAGSCASIPCRFSYPEELRPGSVQGLWYFGSPYPKNYPPVVARSRPGGVHESFEGRARLVGDPGLRDCSLELGPPLSAELGGRYYFRGDLGGYNQYSFSEHATLDVLEEPLLEVPAEVVAGAVAELRCRVPDSCPRQRPRLRWEGARELPELSEREWREDAAGAASVVSRLRFRARREDGGRNLGCQVTLPNSSLAFSASVALDVQYEPQVLDVSGPAEALEGSQVHLGCSAEGRPPPLLTWFRGPQVLREEPGAAALPLHLAQVSPRDSGTYTCVAENRHGRHNRSLELHVAYAPRTPVLNGTFWVLAGEPARVTCSARSHPAPIVTLSRGRRVVAAAVYERQVSLELPAAAPEDGGEYLCRAENQHGHSSAAFNLTVEYAPVVLPESRCAPAGEGVARCVCAAAAVPAPALAFELPWLNASVAEGHRDFALTWSAPGAAGAALTLRGADLEPRLAVLCHARNGHGSARVQLRFHHPAGLVWAKVGPVGAVVAFAVVIALVCYLSQSRRKKASGSPEVTPVTPAGGAGPGATPTVXPRPSPPAPPPQVRWLRRWALGVGEGPGSAPPPEAAPPPPKPGRGPPEEPPEYAEIRVK; encoded by the exons ATGAGCCGCCcccccctgctgctgctgctgctgctgccgccag gAATCGTGGCCGCCTCGTGGGCCGCGTGGATGCCGCCGGCCGTGGCGGGGCTGGCGGGGTCGTGCGCGTCCATCCCGTGCCGCTTCTCGTACCCCGAGGAGCTGCGGCCGGGCTCGGTGCAGGGCCTCTGGTACTTCGGCAGCCCCTACCCCAAAAATTACCCGCCCGTGGTGGCCCGATCGCGGCCCGGCGGCGTCCACGAGAGCTTCGAGGGCCGCGCGAGGCTCGTGGGGGACCCGGGGCTCCGCGACTGCTCCCTGGAGCTCGGGCCGCCCCTCAGCGCCGAGCTCGGCGGCCGCTACTACTTCCGAGGGGACCTGGGCGGTTACAACCAGTACAGCTTCAGCGAGCACGCCACGCTCGACGTACTCG AGGAGCCGCTGCTGGAGGTGCCCGCGGAGGTGGTGGCGGGCGCCGTGGCCGAGCTGCGGTGCCGCGTGCCCGACTCGTGCCCGCGCCAGCGGCCGCGCCTGCGCTGGGAGGGCGCCCGGGAGCTTCCGGAACTTTCCGAGCGCGAGTGGCGCGAGGACGCGGCCGGCGCCGCCTCCGTCGTGTCCCGGCTGCGCTTCCGCGCCCGGCGCGAGGACGGCGGCCGCAACCTGGGCtgccaggtgaccctgcccaactccagcctggccttcagCGCCAGCGTGGCGCTCGACGTGCAGT ACGAGCCGCAGGTTCTGGACGTCTCCGGCCCGGCCGAGGCCCTCGAGGGCTCCCAGGtgcacctgggctgctccgcCGAGGGCCGC CCCCCCCCGCTGCTCACCTGGTTCCGGGGGCCGCAGGTGCTGCGGGAGGagccgggggcggcggcgctgcccctGCACCTGGCGCAGGTGAGCCCGCGCGACAGCGGCACCTACACCTGCGTGGCCGAGAACCGGCACGGCCGCCACAACcggagcctggagctgcacgTGGCCT ACGCTCCCAGGACCCCGGTGCTGAACGGCACGTTCTGGGTGCTGGCAGGTGAGCCGGCGCGCGTCACCTGCTCGGCGCGCAGCCACCCCGCGCCCATCGTGACGCTGTCGCGCGGGCGCCGCGTGGTGGCCGCGGCCGTGTACGAGCGCCaggtgagcctggagctgcCGGCGGCCGCGCCCGAGGACGGCGGCGAGTACCTGTGCCGCGCCGAGAACCAGCACGGGCACAGCAGCGCGGCCTTCAACCTCACCGTGGAGT ACGCGCCGGTGGTGCTGCCCGAGTCGCGCTGCGCGCCCGCGGGCGAGGGCGTGGCCAGGTGCGTctgcgccgccgccgccgtgccCGCGCCCGCCCTGGCCTTCGAGCTGCCCTGGCTGAACGCCAGCGTGGCCGAGGGGCACCGCGACTTCGCCCTCACCTGGAGCGCACCTGGCGCCGCCGGCGCCGCCCTCACCCTGCGCGGGGCCGACCTGGAGCCGCGGCTCGCCGTGCTGTGCCACGCCCGCAACGGGCACGGCAGCGCCAGGGTGCAGCTGCGCTTCCACCACCCGG caggtCTGGTCTGGGCCAAGGTGGGTCCCGTGGGCGCCGTCGTCGCCTTCGCCGTCGTCATCGCCCTCGTTTGTTACCTGAGCCAGAGCCGCCGCAA GAAGGCGTCGGGAAGCCCCGAGGTGACCCCGGTGACCCCGGCGGGGGGGGCGGGACCCGGAGCCACGCCCACT GTGTgaccccgcccctccccccctgccccccccccccaggtgcGCTGGCTCCGGCGTTGGGcgctgggggtgggggaggggccggggtcggccccgccccccgaggcggccccgcccccccccaaACCCGGGCGGGGC CCCCCCGAGGAGCCCCCGGAGTACGCGGAGATCCGGGTCAAGTGA